One segment of Candidatus Omnitrophota bacterium DNA contains the following:
- a CDS encoding glycosyltransferase family 2 protein, with protein MSNYPKITFGLIVFNGEPFTRYCLRSLYPFAHQIIVVEGAVRAAADLATANGHSVDGTLDVLQRFKQEEDPDNKIEIITAKGFWSEKEEMSQAYAQRATGNYLWQVDVDEFYKPQDMQAILEMLRSDSKITAVSFKQITFFGGFDYVVDGWLFREKPAKYWAQRYHRLFKWGPGYRYIDHRPPTVCNPEGVDLRNLKWVNGDSLIKKGIFLYHYSLVFPKQVLDKSRYYDQAKWAQLKGFQEWYQKIFLGLESGYRVHNVYNYPAWLERFSGQHPPEIKKMIKDVNEGIIQVERRKVDDIEHLLGSPRYWLGKKFFKLWGFINRLKRAIRRTIKKQLI; from the coding sequence ATGAGTAATTATCCGAAAATCACTTTTGGCCTGATCGTGTTTAACGGAGAGCCGTTTACACGCTACTGTTTACGGTCTTTATATCCTTTCGCTCATCAAATCATTGTGGTAGAGGGCGCGGTTCGCGCGGCAGCAGATCTAGCCACAGCTAACGGACATTCAGTTGATGGGACACTTGATGTACTCCAGCGGTTTAAACAGGAGGAAGACCCCGATAACAAAATCGAGATCATTACAGCTAAAGGATTTTGGAGCGAAAAAGAGGAAATGTCGCAAGCCTATGCGCAACGGGCAACGGGAAATTATCTTTGGCAGGTTGATGTAGATGAGTTTTATAAACCCCAAGACATGCAGGCGATATTAGAAATGCTGCGCAGCGATTCGAAGATCACCGCTGTTTCTTTTAAACAGATAACTTTTTTTGGTGGATTTGATTATGTGGTTGATGGATGGTTGTTTCGTGAAAAGCCTGCTAAATATTGGGCCCAAAGGTATCATCGCTTATTTAAATGGGGGCCGGGCTATAGATATATTGACCATCGGCCGCCAACGGTTTGCAATCCAGAAGGTGTGGATTTACGTAACTTGAAATGGGTCAACGGAGACAGCTTAATTAAGAAAGGTATTTTTTTGTACCATTATTCGCTAGTTTTCCCCAAACAAGTCTTGGATAAAAGCCGGTATTACGACCAAGCTAAATGGGCGCAACTTAAAGGATTCCAAGAGTGGTACCAAAAAATATTTTTGGGTTTAGAAAGCGGCTATCGAGTGCATAATGTTTATAACTATCCGGCTTGGCTGGAACGATTTTCCGGCCAACATCCGCCAGAAATTAAAAAAATGATAAAAGATGTAAATGAAGGAATAATCCAAGTAGAGAGGCGAAAGGTTGATGATATTGAGCACCTTTTGGGTTCGCCAAGGTATTGGCTAGGAAAAAAGTTTTTTAAATTATGGGGGTTTATTAATAGACTAAAAAGGGCAATAAGGCGAACAATCAAAAAACAACTGATATGA
- a CDS encoding O-antigen ligase family protein, which yields MARIKKLIFFFALVGAAVIISQAIVSQNLRFLYLILGLGGLAGSLYLIKRIGLFPFLCVAVFVYWLPLDSRLQSFSPALTRVYPTELVIWGLIILGLLLGSVSKKVPSIPTRGGFPFLPFTLFVIGALLAYISAEYKGEYSLIVIRTVCFLPPLFCFLCFWLIRNIKQAERLLWCFLISAGLLGLVFLYAPQLASYEQELMSASVIGSERLMKIINLPLCDSLFMGAEVTPISYAFVAILAFNLWLNDRSFGKRLAAAGIMLVAALIIIKSQGRMALIATGISTVVLAVLALKVKKHSPASFAGTLWKIGLPAFALFFGFWYYAKFSLGARAQQRVLEVLNDPSQAPGLADRIWRWQESALVALEHPFFGVGLEGFQKYGYVYTWFAHNTYLYLWLSFGIIGFIGFIWIFVRFTKAYLRALHSSDAGCQTLAFSGIACVVALSLVSITSSTFFVTPWQLFMLWTPFGITFAAVTLAKNE from the coding sequence ATGGCGAGAATAAAAAAACTAATATTCTTTTTTGCTTTGGTAGGTGCCGCAGTCATAATCAGCCAGGCAATTGTTTCTCAAAATCTAAGGTTTTTATATTTGATTTTGGGGCTTGGCGGCTTGGCCGGTAGTCTTTATTTGATTAAAAGGATCGGCTTGTTTCCCTTTTTGTGCGTGGCGGTCTTTGTCTATTGGCTGCCTTTGGACTCAAGGTTACAGAGTTTCTCTCCGGCATTGACCCGGGTCTATCCAACTGAACTAGTTATCTGGGGGCTAATTATTCTCGGACTGCTTCTTGGCAGTGTTTCTAAGAAGGTCCCATCTATCCCTACCCGAGGCGGTTTTCCTTTTTTACCTTTTACGCTATTTGTTATCGGTGCTTTACTCGCTTACATATCAGCTGAGTACAAAGGCGAATATTCGCTTATCGTGATTCGAACGGTGTGCTTTCTGCCGCCGTTGTTTTGTTTTTTATGTTTTTGGTTAATTAGAAATATTAAACAAGCCGAGCGCCTGCTTTGGTGTTTTTTAATTTCAGCTGGATTGCTGGGTTTAGTTTTTCTTTATGCGCCGCAGCTAGCTAGTTATGAGCAGGAACTTATGAGCGCCTCAGTTATCGGCAGCGAGCGCTTGATGAAGATAATTAATCTACCTTTGTGTGACTCTTTATTTATGGGGGCTGAAGTCACCCCGATTAGCTATGCTTTTGTAGCGATATTAGCATTCAATCTCTGGTTAAACGACCGGTCTTTTGGGAAGCGCCTAGCGGCTGCCGGAATTATGTTGGTAGCGGCTTTAATAATTATCAAGTCCCAGGGAAGAATGGCGTTAATTGCAACCGGAATTTCTACAGTGGTGTTGGCTGTATTGGCTTTGAAAGTAAAGAAACACTCTCCGGCAAGCTTTGCCGGAACTTTATGGAAGATAGGCTTACCGGCATTTGCCTTATTTTTTGGTTTTTGGTATTACGCTAAGTTTTCTTTGGGGGCGCGGGCTCAACAGCGCGTCTTAGAAGTTTTGAACGACCCCAGCCAAGCACCCGGATTAGCTGACCGCATTTGGCGGTGGCAAGAGTCGGCTTTGGTAGCTTTGGAGCATCCTTTTTTTGGTGTGGGCCTGGAGGGATTCCAAAAATATGGCTATGTCTATACTTGGTTTGCCCATAACACCTATTTATATTTATGGCTTTCTTTTGGGATCATCGGATTTATTGGTTTTATTTGGATTTTTGTCCGGTTCACAAAGGCCTATCTTCGGGCTTTGCATTCTAGCGATGCTGGTTGTCAAACCTTAGCTTTCAGCGGAATAGCTTGTGTGGTTGCTTTGTCTTTGGTAAGTATTACCTCTTCTACATTTTTTGTTACTCCCTGGCAGTTATTCATGCTTTGGACACCTTTCGGTATTACTTTTGCTGCGGTTACCTTGGCGAAAAATGAGTAA
- a CDS encoding ABC transporter ATP-binding protein/permease — translation MKLYLNLVRLIKFFHRIDVKLSHFIFPVVLALGAALFEGLSITLLIPTVRGIIKADFIFVREVPILKNIIEQIPDSLSATNTSLFILLLVMIATTAVAKNIFQYLSAVGIARQVRKFSNQLRKNIFKRYLGFGKKHFDLNSTGSLNQVLIGFTNKISSQLMILENSCILILMLVVYIIIMVMISWKLTIFAMLVFPLVFYSSQWLIDKIKKSSVVWAGAHTVLGQSIFNILSNMLLVKACVAEKKEEHRFSKASDAIEELEFNVDRKRYLVPLVHEIIALVMLLLFIAATAFLIVKKQSGDVAIFAVYIVIIKRIFTYSKGLGLFRVSLANIEGPMRSILKVFDDKNKFFVNGGRKEFKQLNESIDFRHLNFFYKKGIQTLKDVSFSVEKGKMTAIVGSTGAGKTTLISLILRFYDCPPSTIFIDGTDIREFTVESLRGQIALVSQDSALFNDTLRNNITYGLDRECSEEEIMVVAKKARLHEVILKASKGLDSLVGDRGVQLSGGEKQRVSIARAVLRRSEILILDEATSSLDTHTERLIQEAVEQMVKGKTAITIAHRLSTIKNADKIVVIEDGRFIEEGDLTELLKKKGKFYQYWEEQKFY, via the coding sequence ATGAAACTGTATTTGAATCTTGTACGGTTAATAAAATTCTTTCACAGAATAGATGTAAAGTTGTCGCATTTTATTTTTCCGGTAGTTTTAGCTTTAGGGGCAGCGCTGTTTGAGGGTCTTAGTATAACGCTTTTAATCCCCACGGTAAGGGGAATCATTAAAGCAGATTTTATCTTTGTCAGAGAAGTCCCCATTCTAAAAAATATTATTGAACAAATTCCAGATTCGCTTAGCGCAACAAATACTTCATTATTTATCTTGCTTTTGGTCATGATTGCGACGACAGCAGTCGCAAAAAACATTTTTCAATATCTATCCGCCGTTGGCATAGCTCGTCAGGTAAGGAAGTTTTCCAATCAATTAAGAAAAAATATCTTCAAGCGCTACCTTGGTTTTGGGAAAAAGCATTTCGACCTTAACAGCACAGGGAGTCTTAACCAGGTGCTCATCGGTTTTACCAACAAAATTTCGAGTCAGCTCATGATTTTAGAAAATTCATGCATTTTGATACTTATGCTTGTTGTATACATTATTATAATGGTGATGATTTCTTGGAAGTTGACAATTTTCGCAATGCTTGTTTTTCCCCTGGTATTTTATTCTTCGCAATGGCTTATTGATAAGATCAAAAAAAGTTCAGTTGTTTGGGCCGGTGCCCATACGGTTTTGGGCCAAAGTATTTTCAATATATTATCTAATATGCTTTTAGTTAAAGCCTGTGTTGCAGAGAAGAAGGAGGAACATCGTTTCAGTAAGGCCAGCGATGCCATAGAAGAGCTGGAATTTAATGTTGATAGAAAGCGTTATTTAGTGCCTTTGGTTCATGAAATTATTGCCTTAGTAATGCTCTTATTATTTATCGCTGCCACCGCCTTTTTGATCGTAAAAAAACAGTCAGGGGATGTAGCAATCTTTGCGGTGTACATCGTTATTATCAAGAGGATTTTTACCTACTCAAAAGGGCTAGGTTTGTTTAGAGTTTCTTTAGCTAATATAGAAGGCCCGATGAGGAGCATATTAAAGGTTTTTGACGATAAAAATAAATTTTTTGTAAACGGCGGCCGAAAAGAGTTTAAACAATTAAACGAAAGCATAGATTTTAGGCATCTAAACTTTTTTTATAAAAAAGGAATACAAACATTAAAAGATGTTAGTTTTTCGGTCGAAAAGGGAAAAATGACTGCGATAGTTGGTTCGACCGGAGCCGGGAAAACCACGCTTATCAGTTTGATTTTACGTTTTTACGATTGCCCACCTTCAACAATTTTTATCGACGGCACCGATATAAGAGAGTTTACAGTGGAATCGTTGAGAGGGCAAATAGCCCTGGTAAGTCAAGACTCAGCACTTTTTAATGATACCCTTAGAAATAACATTACCTATGGCTTAGATAGAGAATGCTCGGAAGAAGAAATAATGGTTGTTGCCAAAAAGGCAAGATTGCACGAAGTTATTTTGAAAGCATCGAAGGGCTTGGATAGCTTGGTAGGAGATAGGGGGGTCCAGCTTTCAGGCGGGGAAAAGCAGAGAGTTTCTATCGCGCGAGCAGTGCTTAGAAGGTCTGAGATTTTAATTTTAGACGAAGCTACCAGCTCTCTTGACACACATACCGAACGGCTTATACAGGAGGCGGTTGAGCAGATGGTTAAAGGGAAAACTGCGATAACTATTGCTCATAGGCTTTCTACGATAAAGAATGCCGATAAGATCGTGGTAATCGAGGATGGTCGATTCATAGAGGAGGGGGATTTAACCGAGCTCCTTAAGAAGAAAGGTAAGTTTTACCAATATTGGGAAGAGCAAAAGTTTTATTGA
- a CDS encoding helix-turn-helix domain-containing protein → MKPKNPKQKQFEYSGIMNPKEAAKYLGLHPITVYRLTKKGQLPGFKLGGQWRFKKDLLDSWIANKINKTSEQEGKITRI, encoded by the coding sequence ATGAAACCTAAAAACCCAAAACAAAAGCAGTTCGAGTATTCGGGAATTATGAACCCTAAAGAGGCGGCTAAATATTTAGGGTTACATCCAATCACGGTTTATCGTCTTACAAAGAAAGGTCAGCTACCGGGTTTCAAGCTTGGTGGGCAATGGCGCTTTAAAAAAGATTTACTTGATTCCTGGATAGCAAACAAAATAAATAAAACTAGCGAGCAGGAAGGTAAAATCACACGCATTTAG
- a CDS encoding NAD(P)/FAD-dependent oxidoreductase: MKRETKKQKKIVIIGAGPVGCYLAQLLKGSGLNPLLIEDHKEIGRPVHCAGLVGGKVFSEAKVSIARGCVSNTINGAVIRLGKDKFVLKKKKVAYVVDRETFDKNLSKGLNILFETKFLGLEKENGSYIIETDKGEILADIVVGADGANSATKGFVTNNYKGSTLKGVQFRMAHKSQRKDLVEVYIERPYFYWVIPESERVARVGVISKNPYQDLLTFIKRQKMNGEVIEKFAGAVPLTQHKDISREKVFLVGDSASQTKPLTYGGIYMGMRGAETLAECIIEKRYSSYPSLWMQRFGRELKIPLRARKIFQKLSDQDVKRIFSFAKKNITTIEREGDFERHATLVWELLRNPKSSGELTAILFKILKASLGNSQ, encoded by the coding sequence ATGAAGAGAGAAACCAAGAAACAAAAAAAAATAGTTATTATAGGAGCGGGCCCAGTAGGTTGTTATTTGGCACAGCTTCTTAAGGGATCGGGGCTAAACCCTTTACTTATAGAAGATCATAAGGAAATAGGCCGACCAGTGCATTGCGCCGGGCTGGTCGGTGGAAAGGTTTTTAGCGAAGCCAAGGTGTCGATTGCTCGGGGCTGCGTTTCAAATACGATAAATGGAGCAGTTATTCGTTTGGGGAAAGACAAGTTTGTGCTTAAAAAGAAGAAAGTCGCTTATGTGGTTGACCGAGAAACTTTCGATAAAAACTTAAGCAAAGGTCTTAATATACTTTTTGAAACTAAATTCCTTGGTCTGGAAAAAGAAAACGGCAGCTATATTATCGAAACCGACAAGGGAGAGATTTTGGCAGATATTGTTGTTGGTGCTGACGGAGCTAACTCTGCAACCAAAGGGTTTGTTACTAATAATTATAAGGGGAGCACCTTGAAGGGGGTCCAGTTTCGCATGGCACATAAATCCCAGAGAAAGGATTTAGTAGAAGTATATATAGAGCGGCCTTATTTTTATTGGGTAATTCCAGAGTCAGAGCGGGTGGCCCGAGTCGGGGTTATCTCTAAAAACCCTTATCAAGATTTATTGACTTTCATTAAAAGGCAAAAAATGAACGGGGAGGTTATTGAAAAATTTGCTGGAGCTGTGCCATTAACTCAGCATAAGGATATATCTCGGGAGAAAGTATTTTTGGTCGGTGATAGCGCTTCTCAAACTAAGCCACTAACTTATGGCGGAATTTATATGGGTATGCGTGGTGCTGAAACATTAGCCGAGTGTATTATTGAGAAGAGGTATTCTAGCTATCCTTCGCTTTGGATGCAGAGATTTGGCCGAGAATTAAAAATACCCTTGAGAGCTCGAAAGATATTTCAAAAGCTAAGCGATCAAGATGTTAAGCGAATATTTTCCTTCGCTAAAAAAAATATTACCACCATTGAGCGCGAAGGCGATTTTGAGCGCCACGCAACCCTAGTTTGGGAGCTGTTACGAAATCCTAAAAGTTCAGGAGAGTTGACCGCGATTCTTTTCAAGATACTTAAGGCGAGTCTAGGCAATAGCCAATAA
- a CDS encoding DUF192 domain-containing protein, producing MYFRSILIGVTVLILAVVGCHYDQPSKVCFKQHCFVVEIAATQEQREQGLMFRKRLDRDRGMLFIFTEEQIHNFWMKNTEIPLDIVWLNKNKEAVFIKENAKPCTLDNCSVLSPDKKALYVLEVSAGIVEDVGLRAGDKLIFDLNL from the coding sequence GTGTATTTTCGGTCTATTTTAATTGGCGTAACAGTTTTAATCCTTGCTGTGGTTGGTTGCCATTATGACCAGCCGAGCAAAGTTTGTTTTAAACAGCACTGCTTTGTTGTGGAGATTGCTGCAACTCAGGAACAGCGCGAGCAAGGATTAATGTTTCGCAAGAGGCTTGATCGGGATAGAGGGATGCTGTTTATTTTTACCGAAGAACAAATCCATAATTTTTGGATGAAAAACACTGAGATACCTTTAGACATAGTTTGGTTGAATAAAAATAAGGAAGCAGTTTTTATTAAAGAAAACGCTAAGCCATGCACTTTAGATAATTGTTCGGTATTGAGTCCGGATAAGAAAGCTCTTTATGTTTTGGAAGTAAGCGCTGGTATAGTTGAAGATGTGGGGCTAAGAGCTGGCGATAAATTAATATTTGATTTGAATCTTTAA
- a CDS encoding sulfotransferase, translated as MAMPNFLIIGTGRVGTTSLYNYLGQHPEIYMSPVKEPNFFGFEGEKKKNGRIANLENYKELFKNVSRERAIGEASIIYLSKPKAAEQIKRYIPKVKLIVIFRDPADKLYSNFMHRCREGKEKPDSFSDFLGQIDTGSPGYRRQHLENNSYYRHLKHYFKLFDRSQIKIFLYEDLQTNPFDLLRDIFRFLNVDENFLPDISIRHNPSGLPKNIVMRGWLVLGRKATAVVKRLRSFLPKIVLRFFSALRDRFWKACLVKPSLSPEARRRIVNLYRQDILELEKLIQRDLSNWLK; from the coding sequence ATGGCAATGCCTAATTTTTTGATTATTGGTACTGGGAGGGTTGGTACGACCTCGCTTTATAACTATCTGGGGCAGCATCCCGAAATTTATATGAGTCCGGTTAAGGAGCCAAATTTTTTTGGCTTTGAAGGCGAAAAGAAAAAAAACGGGAGAATAGCTAATTTAGAAAATTACAAAGAGTTATTCAAAAATGTTTCAAGAGAAAGGGCTATTGGCGAAGCATCAATTATTTATTTGTCTAAGCCAAAAGCCGCTGAGCAAATAAAGCGCTATATCCCAAAAGTAAAACTCATTGTTATCTTTCGTGACCCGGCTGATAAACTATATTCGAATTTTATGCATCGGTGTCGAGAAGGCAAAGAGAAGCCCGACAGCTTTAGTGATTTCCTTGGACAAATAGATACGGGGTCGCCTGGATACCGCAGACAGCATCTAGAAAACAACTCTTATTATCGGCACCTTAAGCATTATTTTAAACTTTTTGACCGTTCGCAGATAAAAATTTTTCTTTACGAAGATTTACAAACTAACCCTTTTGACTTATTAAGAGATATTTTTAGGTTTTTGAATGTAGATGAGAATTTTTTACCAGATATCTCTATTAGACATAACCCTTCTGGCCTGCCAAAAAATATCGTCATGCGTGGGTGGCTAGTGCTTGGGCGCAAGGCTACAGCGGTGGTTAAACGCCTTAGAAGTTTTTTGCCAAAAATAGTTTTGCGTTTTTTTTCGGCTCTTCGTGATCGATTTTGGAAAGCCTGCCTGGTTAAACCATCTCTATCACCCGAGGCACGAAGGCGGATAGTTAATTTGTATAGACAAGATATTTTAGAACTAGAAAAACTTATCCAAAGAGATCTTTCAAATTGGCTCAAGTAA
- a CDS encoding fused MFS/spermidine synthase, whose protein sequence is MEFLKKYFLLFVVFVTGASVLVIEVVAVRILSPYYGNTIFTVSSVISVILAALSFGYYAGGKLADRYPSSSWFFSIILLSGLTLLLFHFVGVILLPILSLAFSISAGPLVSSIFLFLLPALLLGTLSPYTIKLQSVHSPNQGVGTIAGKVFFCSTLGSIFGSLLAGFVLIPNFGINQIVIANGVVLFLLGLVPLFVLGLKKKYLYGVLFVFMLFFIMALFIEYQENEGVVYSKDGVYERITIYDSVFDGRLTRFFQQDRSISGAMFLDSDDPIDLVGGYAKYYALYKIFTPDVKNALVIGGGAYSLPRALLAELPEATVDVSEIEPSLFNLSRKYFRVTNTPRLRNYIEDGRRLLRDSNKKYDLIFSDVYYSFFSVPAHFTTKEFFTIAKEKLSDEGLFIASLIGSLSRQQPSLIMSEIKTFQSVFPNSYFFAVDSPGIIESQNIVLVGHNSDKRIDLGAASVVEHPNEIIRSLQNKIIDMNRFEFSVYPVLTDNFSPVEYLTGQILRNSFNQKSSLKGEEMLALVAQQLRYGPRYLSAGGHEKAQNFILAEMKELAPEVKIQTWEQAGQDGKVHRLTNIIGRLFPAQERRIILGAHYDSKKFADKDKRNPDHPVPGANDSASGVAVLVELARLFANAQAEPSIGIDVVFFDGEEGEENQGGDYTYWKPLGSTYFAEHLSEIYSNTKPIGGIVLDMVCDKDLRILKEGLSVKNSPNQVESFWSIAQEINGNVFQKRVGQDIRDDHIPLNQAGIPSFLLIDFEYPYSHTTGDTVDKCSAQSMETVARAIGDYLYTIE, encoded by the coding sequence ATGGAATTTCTTAAAAAATATTTTTTGCTTTTTGTAGTTTTTGTCACTGGCGCCTCGGTACTTGTTATCGAAGTGGTTGCGGTTCGTATTTTGTCTCCTTATTACGGCAATACGATTTTTACCGTATCGAGCGTAATAAGTGTTATCCTTGCCGCGCTAAGTTTTGGATACTATGCCGGCGGCAAGCTGGCTGATCGTTATCCATCTTCGAGTTGGTTCTTTAGCATCATTCTTCTGAGCGGACTTACGCTACTTTTGTTTCATTTTGTCGGCGTTATTCTTTTGCCGATTTTGAGCTTGGCCTTTTCAATTTCCGCCGGACCTTTAGTGTCCTCAATATTTTTATTTCTGCTACCAGCATTATTGCTCGGCACATTGTCTCCCTATACAATTAAATTACAAAGCGTTCACTCTCCAAACCAAGGCGTTGGAACGATCGCCGGAAAAGTTTTCTTTTGTTCAACTTTAGGAAGTATATTCGGAAGCTTGTTGGCAGGATTTGTGCTCATACCTAATTTTGGAATAAATCAAATTGTTATTGCTAATGGAGTAGTTTTGTTTCTTCTCGGGCTAGTCCCTCTTTTTGTGCTCGGTTTGAAAAAGAAATATTTGTATGGTGTTCTATTTGTGTTTATGCTTTTTTTCATCATGGCGCTGTTTATTGAATACCAAGAAAATGAAGGTGTTGTTTACAGTAAAGATGGCGTTTATGAAAGAATTACTATCTATGATAGTGTTTTTGATGGGCGACTAACAAGGTTTTTTCAGCAAGACCGCAGCATCTCAGGGGCTATGTTTCTCGATTCCGATGATCCGATCGATCTGGTAGGGGGCTATGCAAAATACTATGCTCTTTATAAGATTTTTACGCCCGACGTAAAAAATGCTCTTGTTATCGGTGGTGGTGCGTATTCTCTCCCCAGAGCATTGCTCGCGGAGTTGCCAGAGGCGACAGTAGATGTTTCTGAGATAGAACCTTCTTTGTTTAACCTTTCAAGAAAGTATTTTCGGGTAACCAACACACCGCGGCTGAGAAACTATATAGAGGATGGACGTCGCCTGTTGCGAGACTCAAATAAAAAATACGATTTAATTTTTAGCGATGTATACTACTCGTTTTTTTCTGTTCCGGCACACTTTACTACCAAAGAATTTTTTACAATCGCGAAAGAGAAACTTAGTGACGAGGGTCTTTTTATCGCAAGCCTGATTGGGAGTTTGTCTCGTCAACAACCATCGCTTATTATGTCCGAGATAAAGACATTCCAATCGGTTTTTCCGAATAGTTATTTTTTTGCGGTTGATTCGCCGGGGATAATCGAATCACAGAATATCGTTTTAGTTGGCCACAATAGCGATAAAAGGATAGATCTAGGCGCAGCTTCGGTAGTTGAACATCCTAATGAAATTATTCGATCCCTACAAAATAAGATTATCGATATGAACCGATTTGAGTTTTCGGTTTATCCTGTATTGACCGACAATTTTTCGCCAGTTGAATATTTGACCGGACAAATTTTGCGCAATAGCTTTAATCAGAAGTCATCCCTTAAGGGTGAAGAAATGCTAGCTCTCGTTGCTCAGCAACTTCGCTATGGCCCACGTTACCTAAGCGCAGGTGGACACGAAAAAGCCCAAAATTTTATATTGGCCGAAATGAAAGAACTTGCGCCGGAGGTAAAAATTCAGACCTGGGAGCAGGCTGGACAAGACGGGAAAGTTCATAGATTGACAAATATCATTGGTCGATTGTTTCCCGCCCAAGAGCGGCGGATTATACTTGGAGCGCATTACGACAGCAAAAAATTTGCCGACAAGGACAAAAGGAACCCCGACCACCCAGTGCCGGGGGCAAATGACTCTGCTTCGGGAGTGGCAGTTCTTGTGGAATTAGCTCGTTTATTCGCCAACGCACAGGCGGAGCCAAGCATAGGGATTGATGTTGTTTTCTTTGATGGAGAAGAAGGTGAAGAAAATCAAGGTGGAGATTATACTTATTGGAAGCCGCTCGGCTCCACTTACTTTGCTGAGCATTTGAGCGAAATATACAGCAATACCAAGCCAATCGGTGGGATTGTATTGGATATGGTGTGCGATAAAGATTTAAGAATCTTGAAAGAAGGATTATCGGTTAAAAATTCTCCTAACCAAGTAGAATCTTTTTGGAGTATCGCACAGGAAATCAACGGTAATGTTTTTCAAAAAAGAGTTGGGCAAGATATTAGAGACGATCACATTCCGCTTAATCAAGCCGGAATTCCAAGCTTTTTGCTGATTGATTTTGAATACCCGTATTCCCATACAACAGGTGATACAGTTGATAAATGCAGCGCACAAAGCATGGAAACGGTTGCTCGTGCGATAGGCGATTATCTTTATACGATTGAGTAA
- a CDS encoding competence protein, with the protein MRFALVGGDKTEAQPGLRGSCVHCQSDMIAYCGAEKVWHWKHKRKSLCDPWWENEAEWHREWKKHFPKEWQELGHFDSMNEEKHIADVKTISGLVIEFQHSAIDSDEIKSRENFYKNMVWLVNGTRLSMDYRRFCKGSNDFHAGSGHKDFGSSIWKGIYFTYFPEECFPKRWLESSVPVYFDFQGIPPVDQADERRSFLWCLFPGDMGGWAVVASLSRKDFVECALNNSRLLLAQDILSHMDEQREKEKQQAEEQKWRENQRAEAFRQLMINPKRGRYRRVIGKR; encoded by the coding sequence ATGAGATTTGCTCTGGTTGGCGGAGATAAGACGGAAGCTCAGCCGGGGTTACGAGGTTCGTGTGTGCATTGCCAAAGCGATATGATCGCTTATTGTGGGGCAGAAAAAGTTTGGCATTGGAAGCATAAGCGAAAATCGTTGTGTGATCCATGGTGGGAGAATGAAGCGGAGTGGCACAGAGAATGGAAGAAACATTTTCCGAAAGAATGGCAGGAGCTTGGGCACTTTGATTCTATGAATGAAGAAAAACATATTGCAGATGTAAAAACGATCAGTGGGCTTGTAATAGAATTTCAGCATTCGGCAATCGACTCTGATGAGATAAAGAGTCGTGAAAATTTTTATAAAAATATGGTGTGGCTTGTTAACGGTACACGATTGTCGATGGACTACCGACGTTTTTGTAAAGGGTCTAATGATTTCCATGCCGGGTCAGGGCATAAAGACTTTGGATCTTCAATTTGGAAAGGCATATATTTTACCTATTTCCCAGAAGAATGTTTTCCTAAAAGGTGGCTTGAAAGCTCAGTACCAGTTTATTTTGATTTTCAAGGTATTCCCCCTGTCGATCAGGCAGATGAAAGGCGATCTTTTCTTTGGTGTCTTTTTCCGGGAGATATGGGCGGATGGGCTGTAGTTGCCAGCCTTAGTCGAAAAGACTTTGTAGAATGTGCCTTAAATAATTCACGTTTGCTTTTAGCTCAAGATATTCTATCTCACATGGATGAGCAACGAGAAAAAGAGAAACAACAAGCTGAAGAACAAAAGTGGAGGGAAAATCAGCGAGCTGAGGCTTTTCGTCAGCTTATGATAAACCCAAAACGTGGTAGGTATAGGCGGGTTATCGGTAAAAGGTAG
- a CDS encoding superinfection immunity protein, with protein sequence MGDFIAWWDQAPVAWIVLGIIGGIVAIGFYFLPTVVARKRKHNNALAIFILNLFMVFTGGIAWIVALVWACTNNTEKKRNKI encoded by the coding sequence ATGGGCGATTTTATTGCTTGGTGGGATCAAGCCCCTGTAGCATGGATTGTTTTGGGAATTATTGGCGGTATCGTTGCCATCGGTTTTTATTTCTTGCCGACTGTTGTTGCTAGAAAGAGGAAGCATAATAATGCTTTAGCCATATTTATCTTAAACCTGTTTATGGTTTTTACTGGGGGAATTGCGTGGATTGTCGCTTTAGTATGGGCTTGCACTAATAACACCGAAAAAAAAAGGAATAAAATATGA